In one window of Festucalex cinctus isolate MCC-2025b chromosome 14, RoL_Fcin_1.0, whole genome shotgun sequence DNA:
- the mettl18 gene encoding histidine protein methyltransferase 1 homolog, protein MSFCFNFDVSATTNTDDVQRNASLTDKIDSVAKSVTESGSPAEAVKEAKEHFPPSDPRCLLDDTIYETLTIGTLPPLHFLNETVFEKTVYEREDAENILSRTAEQRSDLISGVYEGGLKVWECTYDLLEVIEREGQTFGGKAVLDLGCGAGLLGILSLKRGAKEVHFQDYNSTVLEQLTVSNVILNCQVDDSDDDDDGQGSPDKEEECKIKPKHSKKDLLLPRCRFFSGDWRTFLVLVSSQDPPLKYDIIMTSETIYNTAYYPALHDTFHKLLAPHGHIYLATKSHYFGVGGGLHLFETFVAERGVFAVNHLWDSEIGLQRHVVVLRFKKESH, encoded by the exons ATGTCGTTTTGCTTTAATTTTGACGTAAGTGCAACAACAAACACGGACGACGTGCAACGGAATGCATCGTTAACCGACAAGATTGACAGCGTTGCGAAATCT GTAACGGAAAGTGGTAGTCCAGCAGAGGCAGTAAAAGAGGCCAAAGAGCACTTTCCACCCTCCGATCCTCGGTGCTTACTTGATGACACCATTTATGAAACCCTCACCATTGGCACTCTTCCTCCCCTGCACTTTCTCAACGAGACTGTTTTCGAGAAGACCGTCTACGAGAGGGAGGACGCGGAGAACATTCTGTCCCGCACGGCCGAACAGAGGTCTGACCTCATCTCGGGAGTGTACGAGGGTGGGCTGAAGGTGTGGGAGTGCACTTATGACCTCCTGGAGGTAATCGAGAGGGAAGGCCAGACGTTTGGCGGCAAGGCCGTCTTGGATCTCGGCTGTGGCGCCGGTCTCTTGGGGATTTTGTCTCTGAAGAGAGGAGCAAAGGAAGTCCACTTCCAGGACTACAACAGTACAGTCCTCGAGCAGCTCACTGTGTCTAATGTCATTCTAAATTGCCAAGTTGATgacagtgatgatgatgacgatggtcAAGGATCACCCGACAAGGAAGAAGAATGTAAGATAAAACCAAAACATAGCAAAAAAGATCTGTTACTGCCAAGGTGCCGGTTCTTTTCTGGTGACTGGCGCACCTTTCTTGTTTTGGTCTCAAGTCAGGACCCGCCATTGAAATACGACATTATCATGACTTCAGAGACAATCTACAACACTGCTTACTACCCTGCGCTACACGACACCTTCCACAAACTTTTAGCACCGCATGGACACATCTACTTGGCCACCAAGTCGCACTACTTTGGCGTGGGCGGTGGTCTGCACCtgtttgagacttttgtggcgGAGAGGGGAGTTTTCGCTGTGAATCACCTGTGGGATAGCGAAATCGGACTTCAGAGACATGTTGTTGTCCTGCGTTTTAAAAAAGAATCGCACTAG